One segment of Curtobacterium poinsettiae DNA contains the following:
- a CDS encoding GMC family oxidoreductase, giving the protein MRLDGQRTYGTDDVVDVVVVGTGAGGAPLLASLARRGLTVVALEAGRNTEPGDHVPDEVAAPGDINWMDERLSGGGAPTAFGPNNSGTGVGGSTLHWGAFTPRPSEHDLRLRTESGAGQDWPISHAELTGWIEQVEHDVGVAGPEYYPWDPSRRYRMRPPARNASSDMMMRGTAAAGITATDAPVGLTTEDRHQEHHGLRQACVSCGSCHQGCRNGAKVSMDTTYLPAAVAFGAEIRPESFVHGIELDAAGRVEAVLYTADGREHRQRCRSLVLAAGGVETPRLLLHTGVANGSGQVGRNFTAHGATQVWARFDESMRSYRGYPSSIITEDFVRPADADFAGGYLIQSLGVQPQTFATSLVRGGGLRGAELVRALQDYPFSAGVGINAECLPYDDNRLELTDELDEHGVPRARVSFTPGSNEEAIRRHAVRTMTTIVEAAGGQDVRVLERTAHTIGTARMGTDRETSVVDQDGRSWEVPNLWIADNSVFPSAVIANPALTIMALSLRTADRILQAA; this is encoded by the coding sequence ATGAGACTCGACGGACAACGCACGTACGGCACGGACGACGTCGTCGACGTGGTGGTGGTCGGCACCGGGGCCGGGGGAGCACCGCTCCTCGCATCGCTGGCGCGCCGTGGCCTGACGGTCGTCGCGCTCGAAGCCGGCCGCAACACCGAGCCGGGCGACCACGTGCCGGACGAGGTCGCCGCCCCCGGGGACATCAACTGGATGGACGAGCGGCTGAGCGGCGGTGGAGCCCCCACGGCCTTCGGCCCGAACAACAGCGGCACGGGCGTCGGCGGGTCGACGTTGCACTGGGGCGCGTTCACCCCGCGGCCGAGCGAGCACGACCTGCGACTGCGGACCGAGAGCGGCGCGGGGCAGGACTGGCCGATCAGCCACGCCGAACTCACCGGCTGGATCGAGCAGGTCGAGCACGACGTCGGCGTCGCCGGCCCCGAGTACTACCCGTGGGACCCGTCCCGCCGCTACCGGATGCGCCCGCCGGCCCGGAACGCCTCGTCGGACATGATGATGCGCGGCACCGCGGCGGCCGGGATCACCGCGACGGACGCCCCGGTCGGCCTGACCACCGAGGACCGGCACCAGGAGCACCACGGGCTGCGCCAGGCATGCGTGTCCTGCGGGTCCTGCCACCAGGGCTGCCGGAACGGCGCGAAGGTGTCGATGGACACGACCTACCTGCCCGCCGCGGTGGCGTTCGGTGCCGAGATCCGTCCGGAGTCCTTCGTGCACGGCATCGAGCTCGACGCGGCGGGACGGGTCGAGGCGGTCCTGTACACCGCCGACGGGCGCGAGCACCGCCAGCGCTGCCGGAGCCTCGTCCTCGCCGCGGGTGGTGTCGAGACGCCGCGGCTGCTCCTGCACACCGGTGTCGCGAACGGCAGCGGACAGGTCGGCCGGAACTTCACCGCGCACGGAGCCACCCAGGTGTGGGCGCGGTTCGACGAGTCGATGCGCTCGTACCGCGGGTACCCGTCGTCGATCATCACCGAGGACTTCGTCCGACCGGCGGACGCCGACTTCGCGGGCGGCTACCTCATCCAGAGCCTGGGCGTGCAGCCGCAGACCTTCGCGACGTCGCTGGTCCGGGGCGGCGGACTCCGCGGTGCCGAGCTGGTCCGGGCACTGCAGGACTACCCGTTCTCGGCCGGCGTCGGCATCAACGCCGAGTGCCTGCCGTACGACGACAACCGCCTCGAGCTGACCGACGAACTCGACGAGCACGGTGTCCCGCGTGCTCGGGTCTCGTTCACCCCGGGTTCGAACGAGGAGGCGATCCGCCGCCACGCGGTGCGCACGATGACGACCATCGTCGAGGCTGCCGGCGGCCAGGACGTCCGGGTGCTCGAACGCACGGCGCACACCATCGGCACCGCGCGGATGGGCACGGACCGCGAGACCTCCGTCGTCGACCAGGACGGCCGCTCGTGGGAGGTCCCGAACCTGTGGATCGCCGACAACTCGGTGTTCCCGAGCGCGGTCATCGCGAACCCGGCGCTGACGATCATGGCGCTCTCGCTCCGCACCGCCGACCGCATCCTGCAGGCCGCCTGA
- a CDS encoding alpha/beta fold hydrolase translates to MVTTVFCLHALGASSEEFALLRAELLGDLDLIGIDLPGFGRSPASSGTTVEEMAVLVERAIGASGSTEWMLLGHSMGGKVATAVADRTITGANGLFGLRAVVLLAASPLAPEPMDDDRRRTMLSWAAGGPIGVQDAEEFVGANTAGPLAPARHIAAVQDVERTDPAAWTDWLSRGSREDWSDAAPNPVPALVLAGAEDGDLDADAQRRLTLPHWPNSELHVVDGAAHLLPWEQPEAVAERIRDFWQRRVTGSPTVPVEHARVIASPRVSARTRGLLAQRSLPDDPAAAPHAFTPTQLDTLRAVARIVVPQPGPDQVDLALRVDAQLAAGLGDGWRPDGLPVDAEAYRAALDVLAAPARDGVLDQALESVAAGRYRADGALDAEQLRAWFEDASVDLVKHWLAHPATMAAIDFDGYANGGDGVRKQGFQLLAADEREAWEPEAPDGPRPTATIDPAPTTGAAR, encoded by the coding sequence ATGGTGACCACGGTCTTCTGTCTCCACGCCCTCGGCGCGAGTTCCGAGGAGTTCGCGCTGCTCCGCGCCGAACTCCTCGGCGACCTCGACCTCATCGGCATCGACCTGCCCGGCTTCGGCCGGAGCCCGGCGTCGTCCGGCACCACCGTCGAGGAGATGGCCGTCCTGGTGGAGCGCGCGATCGGCGCGAGCGGCTCGACGGAGTGGATGCTCCTCGGGCACTCGATGGGCGGCAAGGTCGCCACGGCGGTGGCCGACCGCACGATCACCGGCGCGAACGGCCTGTTCGGGCTGCGAGCCGTGGTGCTCCTCGCCGCGTCCCCGCTCGCTCCCGAGCCGATGGACGACGACCGCCGCCGGACGATGCTGTCGTGGGCTGCCGGTGGCCCGATCGGCGTCCAGGACGCCGAGGAGTTCGTCGGCGCCAACACCGCGGGACCCCTGGCGCCCGCGCGCCACATCGCGGCGGTGCAGGACGTCGAGCGGACCGACCCCGCCGCCTGGACGGACTGGCTGTCCCGCGGCAGCCGCGAGGACTGGTCGGACGCCGCGCCGAACCCGGTGCCGGCCCTGGTGCTCGCCGGTGCCGAGGACGGCGACCTCGATGCCGACGCCCAGCGCCGCCTGACGCTGCCGCACTGGCCGAACAGCGAGCTCCACGTCGTCGACGGGGCCGCCCACCTGCTGCCCTGGGAACAGCCGGAGGCCGTGGCCGAGCGCATCCGCGACTTCTGGCAGCGCCGGGTCACGGGGTCGCCGACCGTCCCCGTGGAGCACGCCCGCGTGATCGCCTCGCCGCGGGTCAGTGCCCGCACCCGAGGCCTGCTCGCCCAGCGGTCCCTGCCCGACGACCCGGCCGCCGCACCCCACGCCTTCACGCCGACGCAGCTGGACACCCTCCGTGCGGTCGCGCGGATCGTCGTCCCGCAGCCCGGCCCCGACCAGGTCGACCTGGCGCTGCGGGTGGACGCGCAGCTGGCCGCCGGGCTCGGCGACGGCTGGCGGCCGGACGGCCTGCCGGTGGACGCCGAGGCCTACCGCGCCGCGCTCGACGTCCTCGCCGCACCCGCCCGCGACGGCGTGCTCGACCAGGCCCTCGAGTCCGTGGCGGCCGGGCGGTACCGCGCCGACGGTGCCCTCGACGCCGAGCAGCTGCGCGCCTGGTTCGAGGACGCCAGCGTCGACCTCGTGAAGCACTGGCTCGCACACCCCGCCACCATGGCCGCCATCGACTTCGACGGCTACGCCAACGGAGGTGACGGCGTCCGCAAGCAGGGCTTCCAGCTCCTCGCTGCCGACGAGCGCGAGGCCTGGGAGCCCGAGGCACCCGACGGCCCCCGTCCCACCGCCACGATCGACCCCGCACCGACGACCGGAGCAGCACGATGA
- a CDS encoding amino acid ABC transporter permease encodes MTDTTRAPQWEATSVDDAGRTAGASRASRPGTATIDAAGHAALDRSVVPLRHPLRWIAAALVLVVLLNFGETLFTNEQWGWPAVGKWLFSPAVLTGLQLTLTATALSAVISFAGGVVVAIARLSRNPVLSGLAWGYVWLFRSVPLILVLVFLYNLGSLYPTIGIGIPFGPQFEVPTANLLGDLAIGVIGLSLSEIAYASEIVRAGVLAVDHGQHEAAQALGLPRRRQFVRVIMPQALRSIVPAFVNQVVGLLKASSLLFYVSLLDLFGVVQNLSSTYPGDIIPLLVVATIWYLVLTSAVSIVQYHVERWTARGSVRALPPTPWQRVRKVLRGGGTGRGPGRPGGAGRRTQAAAAERAVASGPASTIDDRSI; translated from the coding sequence ATGACCGACACCACCAGAGCCCCGCAGTGGGAGGCGACCAGCGTCGACGACGCGGGCCGGACGGCCGGGGCGAGCCGCGCCTCCAGGCCGGGCACCGCGACCATCGACGCGGCCGGACACGCCGCACTCGACCGTTCCGTCGTACCGTTGCGGCACCCGCTGCGGTGGATCGCCGCTGCCCTCGTGCTCGTCGTGCTGCTGAACTTCGGCGAGACGCTGTTCACGAACGAGCAGTGGGGCTGGCCGGCCGTCGGCAAGTGGCTGTTCAGCCCGGCGGTCCTGACCGGCCTGCAGCTGACGCTCACCGCCACCGCGCTGAGCGCTGTGATCAGCTTCGCCGGCGGCGTGGTCGTCGCGATCGCACGGCTGTCGCGGAACCCGGTGCTGTCCGGGCTCGCGTGGGGTTACGTGTGGTTGTTCCGGTCGGTGCCGCTCATCCTGGTGCTCGTCTTCCTGTACAACCTCGGGTCGCTGTACCCGACCATCGGCATCGGGATCCCCTTCGGGCCGCAGTTCGAGGTGCCGACCGCGAACCTGCTCGGGGACCTGGCGATCGGGGTCATCGGATTGAGCCTCAGTGAGATCGCCTACGCATCGGAGATCGTCCGCGCCGGGGTGCTCGCCGTCGACCACGGCCAGCACGAGGCCGCGCAGGCACTCGGGCTCCCCCGTCGTCGGCAGTTCGTGCGGGTGATCATGCCGCAGGCCCTGCGGTCGATCGTGCCGGCGTTCGTGAACCAGGTCGTCGGACTGCTGAAGGCCTCGTCGCTGCTGTTCTACGTGTCGTTGCTCGACCTGTTCGGCGTGGTGCAGAACCTGTCGAGCACGTACCCGGGCGACATCATCCCGCTGCTCGTCGTCGCCACCATCTGGTACCTCGTGCTCACCAGCGCGGTCTCGATCGTGCAGTACCACGTGGAGCGATGGACGGCCCGCGGGTCGGTCCGTGCGCTGCCGCCGACACCGTGGCAGCGGGTGCGGAAGGTGCTGCGGGGCGGCGGCACCGGACGTGGTCCGGGACGGCCTGGAGGCGCGGGTCGCCGCACGCAGGCAGCCGCCGCCGAGCGCGCGGTCGCGTCCGGGCCTGCCTCCACCATCGACGACAGGAGCATCTGA
- a CDS encoding heme oxygenase (biliverdin-producing), with protein MDSTVIPFSELLRRRTRRSHGASATSGFMQDLLGGDCNVADYADLLGQYAFVYDALERAAERMADHPVAAPFVTAQLTRMPAIRADLEYLIGPDWSELVCPLPATTAYVRRLNEVAAEWPGGFVAHHYTRYLGDVSGGHVIGQVLAERFGFDTNGVLFYIFDQVADPSDFEHTYRAQLDAAPWTAGEQERVIAEVELAYELNRGLLAGLDARRAPFRQEPGSASVPA; from the coding sequence ATGGACTCGACCGTCATCCCGTTCTCCGAGCTGCTGCGGCGTCGCACGCGGCGCTCGCACGGTGCCTCGGCCACGAGCGGCTTCATGCAGGACCTGCTCGGCGGCGACTGCAACGTCGCCGACTACGCGGACCTGCTCGGACAGTACGCCTTCGTGTACGACGCGCTCGAGCGGGCGGCGGAACGCATGGCCGACCACCCCGTGGCGGCGCCGTTCGTCACCGCGCAGCTCACCCGGATGCCGGCGATCCGTGCCGACCTCGAGTACCTGATCGGCCCGGACTGGTCCGAGCTGGTGTGCCCGCTGCCCGCGACGACCGCGTACGTGCGACGCCTCAACGAGGTCGCGGCGGAGTGGCCCGGCGGCTTCGTGGCGCACCACTACACGCGGTACCTCGGCGACGTGTCCGGCGGGCACGTGATCGGCCAGGTGCTGGCCGAGCGGTTCGGGTTCGACACGAACGGAGTCCTCTTCTACATCTTCGACCAGGTCGCCGACCCGAGCGACTTCGAGCACACCTACCGGGCCCAGCTCGACGCCGCGCCCTGGACGGCCGGGGAGCAGGAGCGGGTGATCGCCGAGGTCGAGCTCGCCTACGAGCTGAACCGGGGGCTGCTCGCCGGCCTCGATGCCCGCCGTGCGCCGTTCCGTCAGGAACCGGGCAGCGCCTCCGTGCCCGCCTGA
- a CDS encoding amino acid ABC transporter ATP-binding protein: MGAAIAIHGAVKAFGDSVVIDGIDLSLPSGSVTVVLGPSGSGKSTLLRAINHLEPLDRGVVTVGDEPIGVRLRTGRDGVPRWKELPERHILRQRARIGFVFQHFNLFPHLTALENVAEGPIAAGVPVATARARARTLLDRVGLGDRGSARPRQLSGGQQQRVAIARALALEPSVVLLDEPTSALDPELVGEVLGVIRSLAESGTTLVIVTHEIAFAREVADHVVFLDHGRVVEQGPPAQVLDHPLHTRTRDFLSRVR, from the coding sequence ATGGGCGCCGCCATCGCGATCCACGGGGCCGTCAAGGCGTTCGGGGACAGCGTCGTCATCGACGGCATCGACCTGTCCCTGCCGTCCGGCAGCGTGACCGTCGTCCTCGGCCCTTCCGGTTCCGGCAAGTCCACGCTGCTCAGGGCGATCAACCACCTCGAACCGCTCGACCGCGGGGTCGTCACCGTCGGCGACGAGCCCATCGGCGTCCGCCTGCGCACCGGCCGCGACGGGGTCCCCCGCTGGAAGGAGCTGCCCGAGCGGCACATCCTGCGGCAGCGTGCCCGGATCGGGTTCGTGTTCCAGCACTTCAACCTGTTCCCGCACCTCACCGCGCTCGAGAACGTCGCCGAGGGGCCGATCGCCGCCGGGGTCCCCGTCGCCACGGCCCGAGCGCGGGCACGGACCCTGCTCGATCGGGTCGGACTCGGCGACCGCGGCTCCGCCCGCCCCCGGCAACTGTCCGGCGGGCAGCAGCAGCGTGTCGCGATCGCCCGGGCCCTGGCGCTCGAGCCGTCGGTGGTCCTGCTGGACGAGCCGACCTCGGCGCTCGACCCGGAACTCGTCGGCGAGGTGCTCGGGGTCATCCGCTCCCTCGCCGAGTCCGGCACGACGCTCGTGATCGTCACGCACGAGATCGCCTTCGCCCGCGAGGTCGCCGACCACGTCGTGTTCCTCGACCACGGGCGGGTCGTCGAGCAGGGGCCCCCGGCCCAGGTGCTGGACCACCCGCTGCACACCCGCACGCGCGACTTCCTGTCCCGCGTCCGCTGA
- a CDS encoding transporter substrate-binding domain-containing protein, translated as MSRTTPSRWRNRAGFLVLAAGVVVALAGCSAGASADTSGAPDGSVTIGAASNGAAEETTLEVTEDTKLHDALPAAVRKSGRLTIGVGALPAGFPPLAFTGDDQKTITGSEPDLGRLVAAKLGLRADVQNATWDNLFVGIDSGKYDAGFSNVTVTEERKEKYDFASYRQDNLAFQVPASSSLRFDGDPSVLAGKTLSVSSGTNQENILLEWQKELRAKGEDFTIKYYPDGNAIKLALDSGKIDAYFGPNPTIAYQNTQSKGTAKPTKTAGTYSGAGSSLQGLIAATTKQGSGIAKPVAAAINELIEDGTYAKWLAAYNLSNEAVETSEVNPEGLPLDNS; from the coding sequence ATGTCCAGGACCACCCCGTCCCGCTGGCGCAACCGCGCCGGTTTCCTCGTCCTCGCAGCCGGCGTCGTCGTCGCCCTCGCCGGGTGCTCCGCGGGCGCTTCCGCCGACACGAGCGGCGCACCCGACGGATCCGTCACCATCGGCGCCGCCTCGAACGGGGCGGCCGAGGAGACGACCCTCGAGGTCACCGAGGACACGAAGCTGCACGACGCGCTCCCCGCCGCGGTCCGGAAGTCCGGCAGATTGACGATCGGCGTGGGCGCCCTGCCCGCCGGGTTCCCGCCGCTCGCCTTCACCGGTGACGACCAGAAGACGATCACCGGCTCGGAGCCCGACCTCGGACGGCTCGTCGCCGCGAAGCTCGGACTCCGCGCGGACGTGCAGAACGCCACGTGGGACAACCTGTTCGTCGGCATCGACAGCGGCAAGTACGACGCCGGCTTCTCGAACGTCACGGTGACCGAGGAGCGCAAGGAGAAGTACGACTTCGCCTCGTACCGGCAGGACAACCTGGCGTTCCAGGTGCCGGCGTCGAGCTCGCTGCGCTTCGACGGCGACCCGTCCGTGCTCGCAGGGAAGACCCTGTCCGTGAGCTCCGGCACGAACCAGGAGAACATCCTGCTCGAGTGGCAGAAGGAACTCCGGGCGAAGGGCGAGGACTTCACGATCAAGTACTACCCGGACGGCAACGCGATCAAGCTCGCGCTCGACTCGGGCAAGATCGACGCCTACTTCGGCCCGAACCCGACGATCGCCTACCAGAACACGCAGAGCAAGGGCACCGCGAAGCCGACGAAGACCGCGGGCACGTACTCCGGCGCCGGCTCGTCACTGCAGGGGCTCATCGCCGCGACGACGAAGCAGGGCAGCGGGATCGCGAAGCCCGTCGCGGCGGCGATCAACGAGCTCATCGAGGACGGCACCTACGCGAAGTGGCTCGCGGCCTACAACCTGTCGAACGAGGCCGTGGAGACGTCCGAGGTGAACCCCGAGGGTCTGCCGCTCGACAACAGCTGA
- a CDS encoding DUF4287 domain-containing protein, translating into MAAHRVTAPAPPADGTKVKGPASYFPSIETTYGRPVQEWLDLVADRLEDHQHMEVVGWLKAEHGLGHGHANALVAFVKQALAS; encoded by the coding sequence ATGGCAGCGCATCGTGTGACCGCCCCGGCACCCCCGGCGGACGGGACCAAGGTGAAGGGTCCGGCGTCGTACTTCCCGAGCATCGAGACGACGTACGGGCGCCCGGTGCAGGAGTGGCTCGACCTGGTCGCCGACCGGCTCGAGGACCACCAGCACATGGAGGTCGTCGGGTGGCTCAAGGCCGAGCACGGCCTCGGGCACGGGCACGCGAACGCCCTGGTCGCCTTCGTGAAGCAGGCGCTCGCCTCCTGA
- a CDS encoding GIY-YIG nuclease family protein, which translates to MVSSSCCVPGCAGVLADGLAGVPLCGAHVAFVADLAAEHSGIEDALPGPCPACGSRIGVRYPSGVVCARCEWRWGEVPDGDLAPPRVDVVYYLRMRDDFGDRIKIGTTMNPRQRLAAIPHQDLLAFERGDRTLERRRHATFAASRYPGTEWFRATPELLAHVDTVAAGVDDPWDLHARWTSEALALRG; encoded by the coding sequence ATGGTCTCCTCCTCGTGCTGCGTGCCGGGTTGCGCAGGCGTGCTCGCGGATGGTCTCGCGGGCGTCCCCCTGTGCGGTGCGCACGTCGCGTTCGTCGCCGACCTCGCGGCCGAACACTCCGGCATCGAGGACGCGCTGCCCGGTCCGTGCCCGGCGTGCGGGTCTCGGATCGGGGTGCGGTACCCCTCGGGCGTGGTGTGCGCCCGGTGCGAGTGGCGCTGGGGGGAGGTGCCGGACGGCGACCTCGCTCCCCCTCGAGTCGACGTCGTCTACTACCTGCGGATGCGCGACGACTTCGGTGACCGCATCAAGATCGGTACGACGATGAACCCCCGGCAGCGGCTCGCGGCGATCCCGCACCAGGACCTGCTGGCGTTCGAGCGCGGTGACCGGACCCTCGAACGCCGACGGCACGCCACCTTCGCCGCCAGCCGCTACCCGGGTACCGAGTGGTTCCGGGCGACGCCGGAACTCCTGGCCCACGTGGACACCGTCGCTGCCGGAGTCGACGATCCGTGGGACCTGCACGCCCGGTGGACGAGCGAGGCGCTCGCGCTGCGGGGCTGA
- a CDS encoding siderophore-interacting protein → MSSKPKRPQHVFVVDRTERLSPHMVRVHLGGSAFEDFVAQADPDRLGATDKYVKLLLAKPSLGLVPPYDLEALRETLPKHDRPARRTYTVRAVDHTTRTIAIDFVVHGDDGLAGPWAASAQPGDRLALSGPGGGYAPTTDPAVTHVLLGDDSALPAIGAALESMPDSATGVALVEVAGPADEQDLRHPAGVDLRWLHRDATGAQPGTLLLETARGLPRASRPVQVFAHGERTAMKAIRRLLQDDWGLVKREMSLSAYWALGRGEDEFQEEKREPVGVIFTD, encoded by the coding sequence ATGAGCTCGAAACCCAAACGCCCCCAGCACGTCTTCGTCGTCGACCGCACCGAACGGCTCTCGCCCCACATGGTGCGCGTGCACCTGGGCGGCTCGGCCTTCGAGGACTTCGTCGCCCAGGCCGACCCCGACCGGCTCGGCGCGACCGACAAGTACGTCAAGCTCCTGCTCGCGAAGCCGTCGCTCGGACTCGTGCCGCCGTACGACCTCGAGGCCCTGCGCGAGACCCTGCCGAAGCACGACCGCCCCGCCCGCCGCACGTACACGGTGCGCGCGGTCGACCACACCACACGGACCATCGCGATCGACTTCGTCGTGCACGGCGACGACGGCCTCGCCGGTCCCTGGGCAGCGTCCGCACAGCCGGGCGACCGGCTCGCCCTGTCCGGGCCCGGTGGTGGCTACGCGCCGACCACCGACCCGGCGGTCACGCACGTGCTGCTCGGTGACGACAGCGCCCTGCCCGCGATCGGCGCAGCACTCGAGTCGATGCCCGACTCCGCCACCGGGGTCGCCCTGGTCGAGGTGGCCGGGCCCGCCGACGAGCAGGACCTCCGGCACCCGGCCGGGGTCGACCTGCGGTGGCTGCACCGGGACGCCACCGGCGCCCAGCCGGGCACGCTCCTGCTGGAGACGGCCCGCGGGCTGCCGCGTGCCTCCCGGCCGGTCCAGGTCTTCGCGCACGGCGAGCGGACCGCGATGAAGGCGATCCGTCGGCTGCTGCAGGATGACTGGGGGCTGGTGAAGCGCGAGATGTCGTTGTCGGCGTACTGGGCGCTCGGTCGCGGCGAGGACGAGTTCCAGGAGGAGAAGCGCGAGCCCGTCGGGGTGATCTTCACCGACTGA